GCCGTCCCGGTTTGACACTATTGGCCAATTTCTGCCGCTGGAGAGGCGATTATGCTTAGCAAAAGGATTATCCCCTGCCTCGACGTCCGCGACGGTCGTCTGACAAAAGGGATTAAATTTCAGCAAAACGTGGATATCGGCGATCCGGTCGAAGCGGCACGCAAGTATTATGAGCAAGGCGCCGACGAAATTGTCTTTTACGACATCACCGCTTCTGCCGAGCGGCGGACGATCATGCTGGATGTCGTCAAACGGGTTGCCGAAACGATCTTCATTCCGTTTTCCGTGGGGGGCGGCATCAAGACACTGGAGGAGATGCGACAGGTAATCCTTGCCGGAGCGGAGAAGGTCAGCCTTAACTCGTGGGCTGTGCAGCATCCGGAAATAATAACCGAGGGGGCGAGGGCCTTCGGCAATCAGTGCATAGTTTTGGGTATGGATGTAAAAAAGGCGCCGGTAAGTCAGCAGATCCCCTCCGGATACGAAATCGTCATCAATGGCGGACGAACGCCAACCGCCCTGGACGCCCTCTGGTGGGCAAAAGAGGGAGAGAGACTCGGTGCGGGGGAGATCTGTCTGAACTCTATCGACACAGATGGAACTCAAAATGGCTATGAACTGACCCTTACCGAAATGATCTCCACCGGCGTCGGAATCCCGGTAATCGCCTCCGGCGGCGCAGGTCAACCGGAGCACCTGCTCGACGTTTTAACTACGGGGAAGGCCGATGCCGCCCTGATCGCCTCGATGGTTCATTACCGCAGCTATACGATCTCTTCAATAAAGACCTTTCTTGCCGAAAACTCCGTCAGAGTACGCCAATTATGGTAATTTTCTGTCAACGGCAATCCCGCTGGCAGCTTGACATACGGGCATTAACTCAATCCTGGTTATATTGACATGCGGCGGCTGAGAAACCGCCCAAAGCACCGCATCAGCCACGGACTCGGGACGAAGAGGCTCGACCCCTTCGTAAACCTGCGCCGCCTTACCTTCATCGCCCTTAAACCTCACCTGCGAAAACTCTGTGCCGCCCACCATGGCCGGCTCTATATTGGTAACTCGGACAGCGGTCCCCAGAAGATCGGCCTTCAAATTGAGCGAGAACTGCTTCACAAAAGACTTCGTGGCTCCATATACGTTGCCGCCAAGGTAGGGATAAGTGCCGGCAACCGAGCCAATATTCACAACATGACCGCGGTTTCTGGCGACCATCCCCGGTAAAAGCAAATGGGTGATGTGGGCCAGCGCTGTACAATTTATATCTATCATGTCCTGCCAGTCCCTCCACGAAGATTGTTGCGCAGGCGCCACGCCCAAGGCCAAACCGGCATTGTTGATTAAAATATCGACGGCAGAAAAAGCGTCCGGCAGCTCTTTAAAATGTTGGGCCAGTTTTGCGTGGTCGCGAAGATCACAATTCACCAGATAGCAAGTTGTCAAATCTCGCAGCTCATGGGCAAGCGCCCGCAATTTTTCTTCGCGGCGCGCAATTAAAATAAGCTTTACTTTGGCCTGCGCCAATTGCTTGGCCACCGCCCGCCCAATGCCGATCGATGCGCCCGTCACGACAGCAACGCTATATTTTTGAATCATAACAAAATCCTCCTCTTTTGAGATGGCCAAAACTTGTTTCGCTCAACGACCACTAAATAGAAACGAATGAGGTAATTGCAAAACTCCCCATTCTTGTCATTCCCGCAACGATTCTGAGCGGGAAAACGAAGTTTAATGTTCATAATCTGGTTCTAACTGCTTGAAAAACCATATTCGTCCCCGAATGCCGTTATCGGAGATAGAGACATTATGAACATTAAGCTTCGCTTTCGGGAATGACAAATGGTTTTGCAATTGCCTCGAATGTTTATAGATTTAATTGACACAAGTGCTTGCCGAATGCAAGACAGATCCTTGCAACGTCAATCCCCCTCTGGTTGTACCCTTTCTGTGAAATGCGGCACTTGAGCGTACAACAAAAATAACTGCAAAACT
The sequence above is drawn from the Syntrophales bacterium genome and encodes:
- a CDS encoding SDR family NAD(P)-dependent oxidoreductase, which produces MIQKYSVAVVTGASIGIGRAVAKQLAQAKVKLILIARREEKLRALAHELRDLTTCYLVNCDLRDHAKLAQHFKELPDAFSAVDILINNAGLALGVAPAQQSSWRDWQDMIDINCTALAHITHLLLPGMVARNRGHVVNIGSVAGTYPYLGGNVYGATKSFVKQFSLNLKADLLGTAVRVTNIEPAMVGGTEFSQVRFKGDEGKAAQVYEGVEPLRPESVADAVLWAVSQPPHVNITRIELMPVCQAASGIAVDRKLP
- the hisF gene encoding imidazole glycerol phosphate synthase subunit HisF, yielding MLSKRIIPCLDVRDGRLTKGIKFQQNVDIGDPVEAARKYYEQGADEIVFYDITASAERRTIMLDVVKRVAETIFIPFSVGGGIKTLEEMRQVILAGAEKVSLNSWAVQHPEIITEGARAFGNQCIVLGMDVKKAPVSQQIPSGYEIVINGGRTPTALDALWWAKEGERLGAGEICLNSIDTDGTQNGYELTLTEMISTGVGIPVIASGGAGQPEHLLDVLTTGKADAALIASMVHYRSYTISSIKTFLAENSVRVRQLW